A single genomic interval of Brevibacillus brevis harbors:
- a CDS encoding DUF2512 family protein: MDGLLMKLLVSPVLVVLADALFPEVNFANLYQSIGVGFVLAVAGYFLDRAILTSGSLWLTTMFDLIIGFLIVYGSIVFLPTAQIAAIGAGFVAIFFGVAEYIQHVWLIRTGRTESA, from the coding sequence GTGGACGGTCTTTTGATGAAGCTGCTCGTTAGTCCGGTGTTGGTCGTTTTGGCAGATGCTCTCTTTCCAGAAGTGAATTTCGCAAATCTATATCAGTCCATCGGAGTCGGATTTGTCTTGGCAGTCGCCGGATATTTTTTGGACAGGGCGATTCTTACATCAGGGAGTCTTTGGCTGACAACCATGTTTGACTTGATTATCGGCTTTTTGATCGTTTATGGAAGCATTGTGTTTTTGCCGACGGCTCAAATCGCTGCAATCGGGGCCGGTTTTGTTGCGATATTTTTTGGCGTAGCTGAATATATCCAACATGTTTGGCTGATACGCACAGGACGAACGGAAAGTGCATAG
- a CDS encoding Ger(x)C family spore germination protein, translating to MKGIKVLLCIALVIILPGCWDRKELNDLAIAVGIGIDKVQGGYQVSVQVVDPAEVAANKGKPGRSPVTLFTMNAPTIFEAVRKMTTISPRKIYMAHTRMLIFGEEVAREGIAPVVDFVSRDHEFRTDFYVAIARGTTARNILRVITPLEQIPSTEMFASLETSSKVWAPTAAVTMDQLITDFTSKGKQAVLTGVRLTGPAREGDQRKNVEQIDTPVLLQYTTLATFRGDKMFNWLSEADSKAYSYITGKVKSTVGSLPCKGGGLLTMEVMHADAKIEATMKNGAPEVIVHIGLENDIGEVQCKLDLTEEDTIKELEKESKKSMVALATKAIANAKKNGVDIYGFGEAIHRKYPKVWKKIGSNWDKEFSKLPVHVIADVKIRRLGTINNAFEEK from the coding sequence GTGAAAGGGATAAAAGTTCTTCTCTGCATCGCGCTCGTGATTATCCTGCCTGGTTGTTGGGATCGAAAAGAACTGAACGATTTGGCGATTGCTGTCGGGATCGGCATTGATAAAGTGCAGGGAGGCTATCAAGTTTCGGTTCAAGTAGTAGACCCTGCGGAGGTAGCGGCCAACAAGGGGAAGCCAGGACGTTCGCCTGTTACTCTCTTTACCATGAACGCTCCGACGATTTTTGAGGCTGTGAGGAAAATGACCACGATCTCTCCCCGGAAAATTTATATGGCGCACACGCGGATGCTCATATTTGGCGAGGAGGTTGCGAGAGAAGGGATCGCTCCTGTCGTCGATTTTGTCTCGCGTGACCACGAGTTTCGAACTGACTTTTATGTCGCTATCGCAAGAGGAACGACGGCACGCAATATTCTGAGAGTGATCACACCGCTTGAGCAAATTCCTTCGACAGAAATGTTTGCTTCTTTGGAGACATCCTCAAAAGTATGGGCGCCTACCGCAGCGGTTACGATGGATCAATTGATTACCGACTTTACCAGCAAAGGGAAGCAAGCTGTATTGACAGGCGTGCGACTAACCGGACCTGCAAGGGAGGGGGATCAACGGAAAAATGTCGAGCAAATAGATACGCCCGTGCTTCTTCAATATACGACATTGGCTACTTTTCGGGGAGACAAGATGTTCAACTGGCTGAGTGAAGCGGACAGCAAAGCGTATAGTTACATTACAGGCAAAGTAAAAAGCACGGTCGGAAGCTTGCCTTGCAAGGGGGGAGGACTCTTGACGATGGAAGTCATGCACGCCGACGCCAAAATCGAGGCAACCATGAAAAATGGCGCACCTGAAGTCATCGTTCACATCGGTTTGGAAAATGATATTGGAGAAGTGCAATGCAAGCTAGATCTGACAGAGGAGGATACGATCAAGGAGCTGGAAAAAGAGTCGAAAAAATCAATGGTAGCATTGGCGACAAAAGCAATTGCCAATGCCAAGAAAAATGGAGTAGACATATATGGATTCGGAGAAGCGATCCATCGAAAATATCCGAAAGTATGGAAGAAGATAGGGAGCAATTGGGATAAGGAATTTTCCAAGCTGCCTGTACATGTCATAGCTGATGTGAAAATCAGACGTTTAGGAACCATCAATAATGCCTTTGAAGAAAAGTGA
- a CDS encoding spore germination protein, with amino-acid sequence MAQIGCSLDENVHYIKESLGYSNDIVIREVVLNSLEPVRAAVLYADGMVDSYLVQAVLIDSLLYKMRLKEWEGIRKDEFVPFLKESILTVGDMGDLFDFPTLFTALLSGCVIILVDGSSEGIHIGLQEWRDRGVTEPSSQTVIRGPRESFTETLRTNITLLRRRITSEKLWIEINRIGEETKTEVAIVYMKGIVEEGVVEEVRNRLDRISIDGIMESGMIEELIQDEAYTPFPTISNSERPDVVAANLLEGRVAILVDGTPFVLTVPSLFVEFFHSAEDYYQRFDFSTLIRMLRFACFLIALLAPSLYIAITTFHQEMLPTQLLISLAAQREGVPFPAFIEAIMMEVAFEILREAGIRMPRAVGQAISIVGTLVIGQAAVEAGIVSAAMVIVVSITAISSFIFPASNMSITVRILRFPLMVLAASFGIYGIIVGMLGLVLHLCSLRSFGVPYMESFAPFSLKEQRDTIFRLPRWALDKRPESITKNNLRRQSKGIKPLPPQK; translated from the coding sequence ATGGCTCAGATTGGTTGCAGCTTAGACGAAAACGTTCACTATATAAAAGAATCGCTCGGATACAGCAATGACATTGTGATTCGAGAGGTAGTCCTAAATAGCCTAGAACCCGTCCGGGCAGCTGTCTTGTATGCGGATGGCATGGTCGATTCGTACCTGGTACAAGCCGTATTAATCGATAGCCTTTTATACAAAATGCGCTTGAAGGAATGGGAAGGGATACGCAAGGACGAGTTCGTTCCCTTTTTAAAAGAATCCATCCTGACCGTAGGAGATATGGGAGATTTATTCGATTTTCCCACATTGTTTACAGCCTTGCTGTCTGGCTGTGTCATCATTCTCGTGGATGGCAGCTCAGAAGGAATTCATATAGGTTTGCAGGAGTGGAGGGATAGAGGAGTCACCGAACCGTCATCGCAAACAGTCATTCGCGGTCCGCGGGAGAGCTTTACGGAGACACTTCGCACGAATATTACGTTGCTGCGGAGACGGATTACCAGTGAAAAGCTATGGATTGAAATCAACAGAATCGGCGAGGAAACCAAGACAGAAGTCGCAATTGTGTATATGAAAGGGATTGTAGAAGAGGGTGTTGTAGAAGAAGTACGCAATAGACTGGATCGAATCAGCATCGATGGCATCATGGAAAGCGGAATGATTGAGGAGCTGATCCAGGACGAAGCCTACACACCTTTCCCCACCATCTCTAACTCGGAGCGCCCGGATGTCGTGGCCGCGAATCTATTGGAGGGACGCGTAGCAATTCTTGTAGATGGGACTCCCTTTGTTTTAACCGTGCCCTCTCTCTTTGTGGAGTTTTTCCATTCTGCGGAAGACTACTATCAGCGTTTTGATTTTAGTACGTTGATTCGCATGCTGCGATTCGCCTGTTTTTTAATAGCATTGCTTGCTCCATCCCTCTATATCGCCATTACGACCTTTCACCAAGAGATGCTCCCGACACAGCTGCTGATCAGCTTGGCGGCACAGCGAGAAGGAGTGCCCTTTCCAGCCTTTATTGAGGCGATCATGATGGAAGTGGCTTTTGAGATATTACGAGAGGCTGGAATCCGCATGCCGCGTGCAGTAGGTCAAGCCATTTCCATCGTGGGAACACTGGTCATCGGACAAGCAGCGGTGGAAGCGGGGATTGTTTCTGCCGCAATGGTCATTGTGGTCTCGATCACTGCCATATCCAGCTTTATTTTCCCAGCGAGCAACATGTCGATTACCGTAAGGATTCTTCGTTTTCCTCTGATGGTTCTGGCTGCTTCTTTTGGCATATACGGAATCATTGTAGGGATGCTTGGCTTAGTGCTGCACTTATGCAGTTTACGCTCGTTTGGCGTACCGTATATGGAATCGTTTGCTCCGTTTTCCTTGAAAGAGCAAAGAGACACGATCTTTCGCTTGCCTCGCTGGGCCTTGGACAAACGTCCTGAATCGATTACCAAAAACAATTTGCGCCGCCAATCTAAAGGGATAAAGCCATTACCGCCCCAGAAGTAA
- a CDS encoding SurA N-terminal domain-containing protein, whose protein sequence is MKKFDISMLSVAILLTGLAVLGFYQSWAKGNDPVLVTAGDTSITQNQLYGEMKKMYGKPMIHELVAEALIKQEAKAQNVAVTQEDMDKEIDSMKQQVGSPEAFQNYLKSMGMTEAQLRDKLSVLMTRDKLLDKAFPVTDEQIKTYYDTNKEQLGSPAPEFDKVKDQIKMMLTDQNRSQNYGTWLNTLQQKHKVEWHDPSFDDAPVPGDAQTPAP, encoded by the coding sequence GTGAAGAAGTTTGATATTTCCATGCTTTCGGTTGCCATATTATTAACGGGGTTAGCTGTATTAGGGTTTTATCAATCATGGGCAAAAGGCAATGACCCTGTATTGGTAACGGCCGGCGATACCTCCATTACACAAAATCAGCTTTACGGTGAAATGAAGAAAATGTACGGAAAACCAATGATACATGAACTTGTTGCGGAAGCGTTAATCAAGCAGGAAGCCAAGGCGCAAAACGTCGCGGTGACGCAAGAAGATATGGATAAAGAGATTGATTCGATGAAACAACAGGTAGGTTCACCTGAGGCATTCCAAAACTACTTGAAGAGTATGGGAATGACCGAGGCCCAACTGCGGGATAAGTTGAGCGTGCTCATGACACGGGATAAGTTGTTGGATAAAGCATTCCCGGTTACCGATGAGCAAATCAAAACCTACTACGATACAAATAAAGAACAGCTGGGGTCACCGGCACCTGAGTTTGATAAAGTGAAAGATCAGATCAAGATGATGCTGACTGACCAAAATCGCAGTCAGAACTACGGTACCTGGTTAAATACGCTTCAGCAAAAACATAAAGTGGAATGGCACGACCCTTCCTTCGACGATGCACCAGTGCCAGGTGATGCACAAACACCTGCACCATAG
- a CDS encoding ABC transporter ATP-binding protein — protein sequence MTTLLEVKGVTGGYSFNHAVIKDVSFHIREKEIVALIGLNGAGKSTTIKHILGLLEPIAGEISIAGKTFQSDPENYRLSYGYIPESPIYYEELTLWEHIELMAMSHGLDQEVFYERARPLLKEFRMEEMKDRFPQQFSKGMRQKLMIMMALLVQPPLYIVDEPILGLDPLGIRSLLTWLNRCKEQGAGILMSTHILATAEKHCDRFIILHKGEIRAQGTLEELRRLTGLPDRSLDDIYLHIVEDDGQ from the coding sequence ATGACAACCTTGTTGGAGGTAAAAGGAGTAACGGGTGGGTACTCTTTCAACCACGCTGTAATCAAAGACGTCTCCTTTCACATACGCGAAAAAGAAATTGTGGCGCTAATCGGGCTGAATGGCGCAGGTAAAAGTACGACAATCAAGCATATTTTAGGACTCCTGGAACCAATCGCAGGTGAAATCAGCATTGCAGGGAAGACCTTTCAATCAGACCCCGAAAACTATCGTTTGTCTTATGGGTATATCCCTGAGTCTCCCATTTATTACGAAGAGCTTACGCTTTGGGAGCATATCGAGTTAATGGCGATGAGCCATGGGCTAGACCAGGAAGTTTTTTATGAACGAGCACGTCCTCTCTTAAAAGAATTCCGCATGGAAGAAATGAAAGACCGATTTCCGCAGCAGTTTTCCAAAGGCATGAGACAAAAGCTCATGATCATGATGGCTTTGCTCGTACAACCGCCTCTGTACATCGTGGATGAACCGATCCTGGGTCTGGACCCTCTGGGGATTCGTTCTCTGCTTACGTGGTTGAACCGTTGCAAGGAGCAAGGGGCAGGCATTCTGATGTCCACACATATTTTGGCCACCGCCGAGAAGCATTGTGACCGATTCATCATTTTGCACAAAGGCGAGATTAGAGCCCAAGGAACGCTAGAGGAGCTTCGGCGTTTGACAGGGCTCCCAGATCGCTCCTTGGACGACATATACTTGCATATCGTAGAGGATGACGGCCAGTGA
- a CDS encoding ABC transporter permease, whose protein sequence is MKIDVDQLFRKRFHAFSVEFIRYAQYMANGGLMFVAIFLMGLLAFYYRSIIAMIPPWFPLPYAMALVIAIVVVRSPLRTFLLEADLLFLTPHEIRLDRYFRKALVYNFAIQSTVVFIVLLLLMPMYTEVAGAQGVQLWVYWCIPLLLKGWNIYSSWTFLRLPDQKKIGFYTLARFVFSYILLAWVLSEGQFLVVGILPFGALICAALLLWLHSRMLAYKKKHSIQWYRLLAIESGLRHRFYQFANNFRDVPAMQHQVKSRSWLIALTKLLLPYRQTKAGRHLFTKKFIRSGDFAGIYFRLILLSGFVVLILPGPYAKIIAGLLFLFMTASQIGSLWRHQKKRNGYAIFPIRDGQMRQAFSWLRMVLLGLHGAVLVLIGLL, encoded by the coding sequence GTGAAAATAGACGTAGATCAATTATTTCGCAAACGGTTCCATGCCTTTTCAGTAGAATTCATTCGCTATGCCCAGTACATGGCCAATGGCGGCCTGATGTTCGTCGCGATTTTTTTGATGGGGTTGCTCGCCTTTTACTACCGCAGCATCATCGCGATGATCCCACCCTGGTTCCCTTTGCCGTATGCTATGGCTCTCGTGATTGCTATTGTCGTTGTGAGAAGCCCCTTGCGCACGTTTTTGCTGGAAGCGGATTTGCTTTTTTTGACTCCGCACGAAATAAGACTGGATCGCTATTTCCGGAAGGCGCTCGTGTACAATTTTGCCATTCAGAGCACAGTAGTGTTTATCGTCCTGCTCCTGCTCATGCCTATGTATACAGAGGTCGCAGGTGCACAAGGCGTGCAGCTTTGGGTCTATTGGTGCATTCCCCTGCTCTTGAAGGGCTGGAACATTTACAGCAGTTGGACGTTCTTACGTTTGCCCGATCAGAAGAAGATCGGATTCTATACGCTCGCTCGTTTTGTCTTTTCGTATATCCTCCTCGCTTGGGTATTGAGTGAAGGACAATTCTTGGTCGTGGGTATTCTCCCATTCGGTGCTCTGATCTGCGCTGCGCTCTTGCTCTGGCTCCATTCGCGAATGTTGGCCTATAAGAAAAAACATTCCATACAATGGTATCGCCTGCTTGCCATCGAAAGCGGCTTGCGTCACCGCTTTTATCAGTTCGCGAACAACTTCAGAGATGTCCCTGCCATGCAGCACCAGGTGAAGTCACGCTCGTGGCTCATTGCCCTGACGAAGCTGCTGCTGCCTTACCGTCAAACCAAAGCAGGGCGTCATTTGTTTACCAAAAAATTTATTCGCTCTGGTGACTTTGCGGGCATTTATTTCAGACTCATCCTGCTGTCAGGCTTCGTCGTTCTCATATTGCCCGGCCCCTATGCAAAAATCATCGCTGGCCTGCTCTTTCTCTTCATGACTGCCAGCCAGATCGGTAGCCTCTGGCGCCACCAGAAAAAGCGCAACGGGTACGCAATCTTTCCGATTCGGGATGGTCAGATGAGACAGGCTTTTAGCTGGCTGCGTATGGTTCTGTTGGGTTTGCACGGTGCAGTGCTTGTGCTGATTGGGTTATTGTAG
- a CDS encoding methyl-accepting chemotaxis protein gives MSKSLATRVVALVAVIIAVMMAINIIMIYENSVTTVEKTLSRSSINTALHISQGLDSEKIAKFISQPQETDDYWTIRNALFEYTEKTGALYVYILHTDGEKVKIMVDGMAKGAEGAATIGQETSSTGMADIAPVLAGGSNSTPIVKDPVYGDYLSAFAPIEDPSGQVIAVLGVDTAADKVELINEQVLDETMPRIIIAMIVVTIIALVAVFFLIKKMLRPLQVVQEASMRIASGDLTSTGISVSNKKDEIGRIVVAFGEMTTQLRQIIGGVKETTEHIDSMANSIREGANSVREQNKNIVVTSQEIAQGNEQTATAMEMTVQTVQEFLSELAELNTAIDEMDAVSNQVSAIGESSYKVLQEFLADGTETNKQFHEVQNTMAILEEKSSRINDVIETIQQIAGQTNLLALNAAIESARAGEAGRGFAVVAGEVRKLAEQTGAATHVIQESIKDIQDQVRQATEKTNATLDRYNAGTERLDSVTQGITALSDMTHTLKTSLANVMASVETMKQGQNKVNESVLTVTAISEQTAAATEEVSATMHEVSGNVDQFVSETEQVTDSIQELRSKVDTFRL, from the coding sequence ATGAGTAAGAGCTTGGCAACACGAGTCGTTGCTCTTGTAGCGGTGATCATTGCCGTCATGATGGCAATCAATATTATCATGATTTACGAAAACAGCGTAACTACTGTAGAAAAGACACTCTCGCGCTCAAGCATTAACACAGCATTGCATATCTCCCAAGGGCTTGACTCAGAGAAGATAGCGAAATTTATATCTCAGCCACAAGAAACAGATGACTATTGGACTATCCGAAATGCGTTGTTTGAGTACACCGAAAAAACAGGTGCCCTTTATGTTTATATTCTTCATACAGACGGTGAAAAGGTAAAAATTATGGTGGATGGAATGGCGAAAGGAGCAGAGGGAGCAGCTACAATCGGTCAAGAGACGTCCTCAACCGGCATGGCTGATATTGCTCCTGTTCTGGCAGGTGGATCGAACAGTACGCCAATCGTCAAAGACCCTGTGTACGGGGATTACCTAAGTGCATTCGCACCGATTGAAGATCCATCTGGTCAAGTGATTGCGGTGCTTGGTGTGGATACTGCGGCAGATAAAGTTGAACTGATTAATGAACAGGTTCTGGATGAAACCATGCCACGCATCATTATCGCTATGATTGTCGTAACGATTATTGCTTTGGTTGCTGTATTCTTCTTGATCAAGAAGATGCTGCGTCCACTGCAAGTTGTACAAGAGGCGTCTATGCGCATTGCTTCTGGTGATCTCACGTCTACAGGGATTTCTGTTTCCAACAAAAAAGACGAGATTGGCCGAATTGTCGTTGCTTTTGGTGAGATGACGACACAACTGCGTCAAATTATTGGCGGAGTAAAAGAGACAACCGAGCATATTGACAGCATGGCGAATTCTATTCGGGAAGGTGCCAACTCTGTCCGCGAGCAAAACAAAAATATCGTGGTCACCAGCCAAGAGATTGCGCAGGGGAATGAGCAGACAGCAACTGCGATGGAGATGACGGTGCAAACGGTTCAAGAATTCTTGAGCGAGCTGGCTGAATTGAATACGGCGATTGACGAGATGGATGCAGTATCCAATCAGGTGTCCGCTATCGGAGAGAGCAGCTACAAAGTATTGCAAGAGTTTTTGGCAGATGGAACAGAGACGAACAAACAATTTCATGAAGTGCAAAATACAATGGCGATTCTCGAAGAAAAATCGAGCCGAATTAACGACGTGATTGAAACGATTCAGCAAATCGCCGGACAGACCAACCTGTTGGCGTTGAATGCAGCCATCGAGAGTGCACGTGCTGGAGAAGCGGGCAGAGGCTTCGCTGTGGTAGCGGGAGAAGTTCGCAAGCTGGCCGAACAGACAGGTGCGGCAACCCACGTCATTCAGGAGAGCATCAAAGACATTCAAGATCAGGTAAGACAAGCCACGGAAAAGACAAATGCGACGCTGGATCGCTACAACGCGGGGACAGAACGTTTGGATTCCGTTACACAAGGCATTACGGCTCTGTCTGACATGACACATACTTTGAAGACGTCGCTTGCGAATGTCATGGCAAGCGTAGAGACGATGAAGCAAGGTCAGAACAAGGTGAATGAATCCGTGTTGACGGTTACTGCCATCTCGGAACAAACAGCAGCGGCTACCGAAGAAGTATCTGCTACGATGCATGAGGTCAGTGGAAACGTTGATCAGTTCGTGTCTGAAACGGAGCAGGTGACAGACAGCATTCAGGAGCTGCGCAGCAAAGTGGATACGTTCCGATTGTAG
- a CDS encoding class I SAM-dependent methyltransferase, protein MENKDWIKSFQEEVEAPFAGWDFARLTATGRMQDAPLRWNYVNIVKKNMLGIRSMLEMGTGGGELFSRLAPFPLETYATEGYEPNVAVAKANLEPLGVRVFPVDGEEILPFEDQSLDLIINRHEAYLPSEMKRLLKPGGTFVTQQVGGQDNLDLNRLLGAPIPPDYLHWDLAYAVNELEEAGLTIVEQREEMSFSRFYDIGAIVYYLKAIEWQIRDFTVEKYADALLDLHQKIEAVGYIDIPTHRFLMIAQQKS, encoded by the coding sequence ATGGAAAATAAGGATTGGATCAAAAGCTTTCAAGAGGAAGTAGAGGCACCATTCGCTGGATGGGATTTTGCCAGATTGACTGCGACAGGCAGGATGCAGGATGCACCACTTCGCTGGAACTACGTAAATATCGTGAAAAAGAACATGCTTGGGATTCGCTCTATGCTGGAAATGGGAACAGGTGGTGGAGAACTGTTTTCTAGGCTTGCGCCGTTCCCTTTGGAGACGTATGCGACAGAAGGCTACGAGCCGAATGTAGCGGTGGCAAAAGCCAATTTGGAGCCCTTGGGAGTTCGTGTGTTTCCGGTAGATGGGGAAGAAATATTGCCTTTTGAGGATCAGTCACTCGACTTGATTATCAATCGACATGAAGCTTATTTGCCATCTGAAATGAAGCGACTGTTGAAGCCAGGTGGCACATTTGTTACCCAGCAAGTGGGCGGGCAAGACAATCTTGACCTGAATCGATTGCTGGGCGCTCCGATTCCGCCAGATTACTTGCACTGGGATCTGGCCTATGCAGTGAATGAACTGGAGGAAGCCGGCCTTACGATTGTGGAGCAAAGAGAGGAAATGAGCTTTTCCCGTTTCTACGACATAGGTGCCATTGTTTACTACTTGAAGGCTATCGAATGGCAGATTCGCGACTTTACCGTAGAAAAGTACGCCGATGCCTTGCTTGATCTGCACCAGAAAATCGAAGCGGTTGGTTATATCGATATACCTACCCATCGATTTCTCATGATTGCCCAACAAAAGTCCTAA
- a CDS encoding multicopper oxidase family protein yields the protein MADFEVLAGIHQGLFLVLLIVMLVPTIMANQLVFRPTKRAFINSARITLCFSWSALFVLAGHLVMTWVLFESFGWLYIKDALLGFLPFIFVPLLFCLLSTFPRLWELTGKGGRESRQSQVDTDYTHILLQEKNVRSAKANSPDLGDALDAEWRGDASCPELLVPLQASLFGCLIALFLQVFFPAVTLEPSILFLAWGVLLAGVSLLWIRQSWKHQYHSTVENWVKPRRLHRFIRFAAFLLTTALLATIWGNQAMIASRLPEHSPMGGQNQDDHALPDFVFPVKASAHSMPSTGKLRNVDGPTEPKQETPDRVFSLNAQKTTIPQASGKTVEAWTLNGQYPGPELRMKQGELVEIILLNKDISEGIDIHWHGMQTPASYDRIAIGETSVYRFRAEQTGTYWYHSHQQIPEQIVNGLFGAFVIEPAEATATGAPIRDIAMIHHKDEKAGATLNGSHTRKIETVPPGTTVRLRFINAENAPVTYLLQGTPFQVVEIDGTEVNEPNLIANQALQPGAGGRYDIQFTMPNRPVLFAPAANQHDKGLLLSPDGSEDAVPFLDAELSVFDPARYGSPIALPFDLSSQFDREYQLLIDGQYGFYDGQFERMSTVNGDLLPETRMMMEEGDLIKLTFVNRSFQDQSMYLHGHHMLILSRDGKKVTGSPWWTDTLQVAPGETYEVAFRANNPGASMEESLTKGETAFGIAIPLVYEEHLQKENSSP from the coding sequence ATGGCTGATTTTGAAGTGCTTGCCGGGATTCATCAAGGATTGTTTCTGGTCCTTCTCATCGTCATGCTGGTCCCGACAATCATGGCAAACCAGCTCGTTTTCCGTCCGACGAAACGGGCTTTCATAAACAGCGCTCGCATCACTTTGTGTTTTTCATGGTCGGCCCTTTTTGTATTAGCAGGGCATTTGGTGATGACGTGGGTTTTGTTTGAATCCTTTGGTTGGCTTTACATAAAGGATGCGTTGCTTGGCTTTTTACCTTTTATTTTTGTTCCATTGCTCTTTTGCCTTCTTTCTACTTTTCCACGATTGTGGGAGCTGACCGGGAAAGGCGGCAGAGAGTCAAGGCAGTCACAAGTAGATACGGATTATACCCACATTTTGTTACAAGAGAAAAATGTTAGGTCTGCAAAAGCAAACTCGCCGGATCTAGGCGACGCATTAGATGCGGAGTGGCGAGGAGACGCATCTTGCCCCGAATTGCTCGTTCCGCTGCAAGCTAGCCTCTTTGGCTGTCTGATTGCACTCTTCCTTCAAGTCTTTTTTCCGGCTGTTACGCTGGAACCATCCATTTTATTTCTCGCTTGGGGCGTATTATTAGCCGGGGTCTCCCTGCTCTGGATTCGGCAATCGTGGAAGCATCAATACCACTCCACTGTGGAAAATTGGGTAAAACCACGCCGCCTGCACCGCTTTATCCGTTTTGCCGCGTTTCTCCTGACGACTGCTTTACTCGCGACGATCTGGGGAAATCAAGCGATGATAGCGAGTCGCCTTCCCGAGCATTCACCTATGGGAGGGCAGAATCAGGACGATCACGCTCTCCCCGATTTCGTTTTCCCTGTAAAGGCAAGTGCCCATTCGATGCCTTCCACAGGGAAACTTAGAAATGTTGATGGACCAACAGAACCAAAACAAGAGACCCCTGATCGGGTGTTTTCGCTGAACGCACAGAAAACAACCATCCCTCAAGCATCAGGCAAAACCGTAGAAGCATGGACCCTGAATGGACAATATCCCGGACCTGAGCTGCGCATGAAGCAAGGTGAGCTCGTCGAAATCATCCTTCTGAACAAGGATATTTCCGAAGGGATAGACATCCACTGGCATGGCATGCAGACTCCCGCTAGCTATGATCGCATTGCAATAGGAGAAACATCTGTTTATCGTTTTCGCGCGGAACAAACAGGAACGTATTGGTATCATTCTCATCAGCAAATTCCTGAGCAAATAGTGAATGGGCTGTTCGGCGCCTTTGTGATCGAGCCAGCCGAGGCTACGGCTACAGGCGCACCTATTCGCGACATCGCCATGATTCATCACAAGGACGAAAAGGCAGGCGCGACGTTAAACGGCTCACATACACGAAAAATCGAAACAGTTCCTCCTGGCACAACGGTTCGCCTTCGCTTTATAAACGCCGAAAATGCTCCTGTCACCTATTTGCTGCAAGGAACTCCATTTCAGGTAGTAGAGATTGACGGAACCGAGGTAAACGAACCGAATTTGATTGCCAATCAAGCCTTGCAGCCGGGGGCAGGGGGTCGATACGACATTCAGTTTACGATGCCGAATCGTCCCGTGCTATTTGCTCCCGCTGCAAACCAGCATGACAAAGGGCTGCTCTTAAGTCCAGATGGGTCCGAAGATGCTGTGCCCTTCTTAGATGCAGAGCTTTCTGTCTTTGACCCTGCACGTTACGGCAGTCCGATTGCGCTTCCTTTTGATCTCTCTTCCCAATTTGATCGGGAATATCAACTGCTCATTGATGGTCAGTACGGATTTTATGACGGTCAATTCGAGCGTATGTCGACCGTAAATGGCGACTTGCTTCCTGAGACACGGATGATGATGGAAGAGGGTGATCTCATAAAGCTGACCTTCGTCAACCGCAGCTTCCAGGATCAATCGATGTATCTGCACGGTCATCACATGCTCATCCTGAGTCGGGACGGCAAAAAGGTTACAGGAAGTCCATGGTGGACGGACACTCTCCAGGTAGCGCCAGGTGAAACCTATGAAGTAGCTTTCCGTGCGAATAATCCTGGTGCATCAATGGAAGAGAGCCTAACGAAAGGTGAAACTGCTTTTGGTATAGCAATCCCACTCGTGTATGAAGAGCATCTTCAAAAAGAAAACAGCAGTCCGTAG